In Marinobacterium sp. LSUCC0821, the DNA window ACCTTCTTAGATCTGCTGTTTGTACCGATCTATCTAGCCGCAACGCTTTTCTACATGCAGGCAGTGATTGATGGCCGCACACTCACTCCAATGCAATCTTGGCTCATGGGCGTGCGCTGCTGGTTCCGACTTTTTGCAACCTTCTTCCTCTCTGCGATAGCTACAGCATTAGGATTGATGCTGATGATTATTCCAGGAATCTATGTTGGTGTTCGCCTCGCCCTAGCTAACGCTATCTGCGTGCTTGAGAACAAAGGTCCGATGGATGCCATGAAAGAGAGCTGGAGCGCAACCGACGGCATGTTCTGGACGCTATTTAAGGGGTTAGCCCTTATCTACGGCGGACTTTTTGTTGTCGAAGTGATCCTATCACCCCTTGTTGAACCAGGCTCGCTGATATCAATGCTGATCTCAGTTGTGCTCGACTTCTTCAACGTACTCGGCGTTATCTTCTCCTACCGCGTATACCGCGCTTGGCGGGATAAAGAGCCCGTAAGGGATGAGGCGGTTCTTTAAACCTGCGTGAAAACTCTAGCAGCGTAATTGTAAAGCTGGGTCAGACCAAAGGTCAGACCCGCTGCGCTTTAATACTTCAGGCATAAAAAAACCGCCTTACGGCGGTTTTGATCGTTAGGTTGATTTGCTTAGTAGTTAAGCATTCCATCCAATACATGTTTCGGTGCTTCAGCGTAGTTGTCGAACTCCATTGAGTAGGTCGCACGACCCTGTGACGCTGAGCGAAGATCGGTCGCGTAGCCGAACATCTCACCTAGCGGTACGCTTGCACGGATGATCTTACCTGAAGGGGTATCTTCCATGCCTTGGACTAGGCCACGACGGCGGTTAAGGTCACCCATCACATCACCCATGTAATCTTCAGGAGTTACCACCTCAACTTTCATCATCGGCTCAAGCAGACAAGGGTTGGCATCAACGGCAAACTTCTTGAGTGCCTGCGACGCAGCGATCTTGAACGCCATTTCGTTTGAGTCGACTTCATGGAAAGAACCATCGTATAGACGCGCCTTCAAGCCAATCAACGGATAGCCAACAAGGACACCGTTACGCATCTGCTCTGAGATACCTTTTTCAATAGCTGGAATGTACTCTTTTGGAATCACACCACCAGCAATCTCATTGATAAACTCTAGACCTTCATCATCACTCGGAGAGAACTCAATCACTACGTGACCGTACTGACCACGACCACCCGACTGGCGCGCAAATTTGTGGTTTGCAACAACAGAGCTACGAATCTTCTCGCGGTAAGCCACCTGAGGTTTACCGATGTTAGCCTCAACCTTGAACTCACGCTTCATACGATCGACGATGATATCTAGGTGAAGCTCACCCATACCGGAGATGATTGTCTGGCCAGTCTCTTGGTCAGTCTCAACGCGGAAGGATGGGTCCTCCTGTGCCAGTTTACCTAGCGCTATACCCATCTTCTCTTGGTCAGCTTGTGACTTAGGCTCAACAGCAACAGAGATTACCGGCTCAGGGAACTCCATGCGCTCAAGAATAATCTTCTTATCGCCATCACAAAGAGTGTCACCTGTCGTTACATCCTTGATACCGATCAGAGCCGCGATATCGCCTGCGCGAACCTCTTTGATCTCTTCTCGGTTGTTCGCGTGCATCTGCACCATTCGGCCGATACGCTCTTTCTTCTGTTTAACAGAGTTATAGACACTATCACCCGTTTTCAAGACGCCTGAGTAGACACGAACGAACGTCAAGGTACCAACGAATGGGTCGGTAGCGATCTTGAATGCCAGGGCAGCAAACGGCTCTTCATCGTCTGCATGACGCTCTGCAACCGTCTCATCTTTGTCATCAAGGGTACCCTCGATCGCTTTGACTTCTACTGGCGAGGGTAGGTACTCAACAACCGCATCCAGTACCGCCTGGACACCTTTGTTCTTGAATGCAGAACCTGCAAGCATTAGAACGATTTCGTTATTTAGCGTGCGCTGACGAAGACCTGCTTTGATCTCCTCGATGGAGAGTTCACCCTCTTCAAGGTACTTATCCATCAACTCTTCGTTGGCCTCTGCAGCGGCTTCGATCATCTCTTCACGAAGCTCTTCTGCACGTGCCTGTAGATCTGCAGGAATATCTTCAAGGTTGTAGGTCATACCCTGATCTTCTTCGTTCCACATGATCGCTTTCATCTGGATAAGATCAACAACACCTTTAAAGGTATCTTCCGCACCGATTGGGATGTTGATAGGAACAGGAGTCGCGCCTAGACGCTTCTTCAACTGATCAACAACCATATAGTAATCTGCACCCGCACGGTCCATCTTGTTTACAAAGACCATACGTGGAACTTCATATTTGTTCGCCTGACGCCAAACCGTTTCGGTCTGCGGCTGAACACCTGAAGAGGCACACAACACCACAACAGCACCATCAAGTACGCGCAGTGAACGCTCAACTTCGATAGTGAAGTCTACGTGTCCCGGTGTATCGATGATGTTTACACGGTGCTCTTCAAACTGCTGACTCATACCTTTCCAGAAACAGGTCGTTGCAGCTGAGGTGATGGTAATACCACGCTCCTGCTCCTGCTCCATCCAGTCCATCGTCGCAGCACCGTCATGCACTTCACCAATTTTGTGTGACAGGCCAGTGTAGAAAAGAACGCGTTCGGTGGTAGTTGTCTTACCCGCATCAACGTGTGCACAGATACCGATGTTACGGTAGCGAGTAATTGGGGTAGTACGAGCCATTTTGTTAACTCCTAAAAGTAAAAAGCCCTCGCTATAAAACGAAGGCCTTGCCCGCTATTGCTGAGCGCTTTATTGAGGTGATGACCGAAGTCACCACCCAATTAAAGAGCTTAGAAGCGGAAGTGTGCGAATGCTTTGTTAGCTTCAGCCATGCGGTGAACGTCTTCACGTTTCTTAACCGCAGCGCCGCGACCTTCTGCTGCGTCTAGTAGCTCACCAGCTAGACGTAGAGACATGTCTTTCTCACCACGTTTACGCGATGCGTCAACCAGCCAACGCATTGCAAGTGCCATACGGCGTGATGGGCGTACTTCCACAGGTACCTGGTAAGTAGCACCACCAACGCGGCGAGACTTAACTTCGACCATAGGCTGAACAGTTTCAAGCGCTTTATCAAACAGTTCTAGTGGATCTGCTTTAGTACGCTCTTCAACTTTAGCTAGTGCACCGTAAACGATGCTCTCAGCAACAGATTTTTTACCGCTAACCATCAAGTGGTTGATGAATTTAGCCAGTGTTTTATTTCCGAATTTAGGATCCGGTAGAATTTCGCGCTTTGCAGCGACGCGTCTTCTAGGCATGGATAAGTCCTCAAATATTTCGTTTAAAAGGTCTTCAGGTTACTCAGGCAATTAAGCCTGCCCTTACTCTTATCGTCTCGGTCTAGCTACTAGCGCGGACAGGGTCCGTTTTAACAGCTTCGCCGACTCTCAGTGAGAGTTGACGAACTTAAGACTTAGGACGCTTAGCACCGTACTTAGAGCGAGCCTGTTTACGGTCGTTAACGCCCGCACAGTCAAGCGCACCACGTACAGTGTGGTAACGTACACCAGGTAGGTCTTTAACACGACCACCACGGATAAGTACTACCGAGTGCTCCTGTAGGTTGTGACCTTCACCACCGATGTATGAAGAAACTTCAAAGCCGTTCGTTAGACGAACACGGCAAACTTTACGAAGAGCCGAGTTAGGCTTCTTCGGAGTCGTTGTGTAAACGCGGGTACATACGCCACGACGCTGTGGACAAGCTTCTAACGCACGAACGTCAGTCTTCTCTACAACGCGTTTACGTGGCTTGCGTACCAGCTGGTTGATTGTTGCCATTAAGCAAACTCCACGTTAGTTAAACACATAAAAGCTAGAGCGGAATGCCCTAGCTTTCAATGGGGGCGAAATTTTAATCAATTTCACCCCTATTCGTCAATCCTCGAACTTATTCGAAGTCTTCAGCTGAAGCATTTAGTGCTTCAGTCAAAGCTGCTTGTACATCTTCTGCACTCACAGTGACGTTAGATTCTGCACCCATCATACGCTTGCGCTTGCGCTCGCTGTGGTATGCAAGACCTGTACCGGCTGGGATCAAACGACCCACAACCACGTTCTCTTTCAGACCGCGCAAGATATCTTTCTTACCAGTCACAGCACCTTCAGTTAGGACACGAGTAGTCTCCTGGAACGAAGCTGCAGAGATGAACGATTCTGTAGCAAGTGATGCTTTAGTGATACCAAGCAGAATGCGTTCAAACTTAGCTGGAGACTTACCTTCAGCAACAAGTTTCTCATTCGCTTCAACCACTGCAGCGTACTCAGCCTGCTCACCCTGAATGAATTCAGAGTCACCGCCATCAAGAATTTCTACTTTACGTAGCATCTGACGAACGATTACTTCGATGTGCTTATCGTTGATACCTACACCCTGGAGGCGGTATACGTCCTGAATCTCAGAAACAATGTAGTTTGCAAGATCAGTTACACCTAGGACACGTAGGATATCGTGTGCACTTGAAGGACCATCCGAGATCACCTCACCCTTCTCAACCGTTTCACCTTCGAATACGTTGAGTGAGCGCCACTTCTGGATCATGATCTCAAATGGATCTGAACCGTCGTGTGGAGTGATAACGATACGACGCTTACCTTTGGTCTCTTTACCGAAGGTTACAGTACCTGAAATCTCAGCAAGAACAGCCGCTTCTTTTGGCTTACGTGCTTCGAATAGGTCGGCAACGCGTGGAAGACCACCGGTGATATCCTTGTTGACTGTACCTTCCTGCGGTAGACGCGCTAGGACGTCACCGATGCCTACATCAGCACCATCAGCAAGGTTTAGGATAGCGTTAGCTGGAAGCATGTATTGCGCAGGCATTTCAGTACCTTCATGCATTACATCCTTACCTTTCGCATCAACAAGTTTGATCATTGGACGAATATCTTTACCCGCTTGTGGGCGATCTTTCGGATCCAAGATCTCAATAGTTGTAAGACCAGTTAGCTCATCAGTCTGACGCTTAGCAGTAATACCATCTTCAAGACCAACAAACTCGATACGACCTGCCACCTCAGTCACGATTGGGTGAGTGTGTGGGTCCCAGTTTGCAATGATTGCGCCCGCTTCAACGTTTGCGCCATCTTTAGTCTTGATTACAGCACCGTAAGGAACCTTGTAACGCTCGCGCTCACGACCGTGCTCATCGGTAACACCGATCTCACCAGAACGTGAAGTAGCGATTAGGTTGCCATCTGCACGAGTAACAAATTTTAGGTTGTGAAGACGAATTTCACCGCCGTTCTTAACCTGAATATTATCAACAGCTGCAGCTCGAGATGCCGCACCACCGATGTGGAATGTACGCATGGTTAGCTGTGTACCAGGCTCACCGATCGACTGAGCAGCGATAACACCGACAGCTTCACCGATGTTAACCTTATGACCACGACCTAGGTCACGACCGTAACAGCTAGAACAGATACCGTGGCGTGATTCACACGCGATAGCTGTACGAACAACGATCTGGTCGATAGAGCTGTAGGTTTCGTCATTTTCTAGACGAGCAACCCAAGTCTCATCCATCAGCGTACCGGCTTCGATAAGTGTATCTTTGCCTTCAGCATCAAGAACGTCTTGTGCAACCACACGACCCAATACACGCTCACCTAGGTTAACAACAACGTCGCCACCCTCGATAAGAGCCTGCATTGTCAGACCTTGATCAGTACCACAATCCTGCTCAGTTATTACTACGTCCTGCGCAACGTCTACTAGACGACGAGTTAGGTAACCAGAGTTTGCAGTTTTAAGTGCGGTATCCGCTAGACCCTTACGAGCACCGTGAGTCGAGATAAAGTACTGAAGTACGTTTAGACCTTCACGGAAGTTCGCAGTGATCGGCGTTTCGATGATCGAGCCATCCGGCTTAGCCATCAGACCACGCATACCAGCTAGCTGACGAATCTGAGCCGCACTACCACGGGCACCAGAGTCGGCCATCATGTATACCGAGTTGAACGATTCCTGTTCAACTTCCTGACCTTCAGCGTTAACCACTGTGTCAGATTTAAGGTTGTCCATCATCTTCTTAGCAAGCAATTCGTTTGCACGAGACCAGATGTCGACAACCTTGTTGTATTTCTCACCCTGAGTTACAAGACCGTCAGCGAACTGGCGCTCGATCTCTTTAACTTCAGTATCTGCTTCAGCAACGATCTGAACTTTCTCATCTGGGATAACGAAGTCGTTAACACCGATAGATGCACCAGAAAGCGCAGCCTGACGGAAGCCCATGTACATTAGCTGGTCAGCGAAGATTACAGTGTCTTTAAGACCACAACGACGGTACGCTTCGTTTAGAAGACGTGAAATCGCTTTCTTCTTCATCGCCTGGTTGATCAGTTCAAAAGGAAGACCTTTTGGCACGATATCAAACAGCATCGCACGACCAACAGTGGTCTCAACGATTGCAGTGCGAGACTCTTCGTTACCTTCGATGTCACGGATTGTTTCGTGAATACGAACCTTAATGCGCGCCTGCAGGTGAACCTGTTTAGCACCGTACGCACGCTGAACCTCTTTGATATCTGCAAATGCCATGCCTTCGCCCTGCGCATTGATGCGCTCACGAGTCATGTAGTACAGACCCAATACCACGTCCTGTGAAGGAACGATGATAGGTTCACCGTTTGATGGTGAAAGAATGTTGTTCGTAGACATCATCAGAGCACGAGCTTCAAGCTGCGCTTCGATAGTCAACGGAACGTGAACCGCCATCTGGTCACCGTCGAAGTCGGCGTTGTACGCAGCACACACTAGTGGGTGTAGCTGGATCGCTTTACCTTCGATAAGTACAGGTTCGAAAGCCTGAATACCAAGACGGTGAAGTGTTGGTGCACGGTTTAGAAGTACTGGATGCTCACGGATAACCTCATCAAGGATATCCCATACAAGCGGCTCTTCACGCTCAACCATCTTCTTAGCTGCTTTAATCGTAGTTGCGTAACCACGTAGCTCTAGCTTAGAGAAGATGAATGGCTTGAACAGCTCAAGAGCCATCTTCTTAGGAAGACCACACTGGTGAAGACGCAGTGATGGACCTACCACGATTACAGAACGGCCAGAGTAGTCAACACGCTTACCTAGAAGGTTCTGACGGAAACGACCCTGCTTACCTTTGATCATGTCAGCAAGCGACTTAAGTGGACGCTTGTTCGAGCCAGTGATCGCACGACCGCGACGACCGTTATCTAGAAGCGCATCAACTGATTCTTGAAGCATACGTTTTTCGTTACGTACGATGATATCAGGCGCGCTAAGGTCTAGAAGACGTTTCAAACGGTTGTTACGGTTAATTACGCGGCGGTACAGATCGTTAAGATCAGATGTCGCGAAACGGCCACCATCAAGTGGTACAAGTGGACGAAGATCTGGTGGAAGAACAGGAAGAACCTTCATGATCATCCACTGTGGATCGTTGCCAGACTTGTAGAACGCTTCTAGCAGTTTAAGACGCTTAGAAAGCTTCTTAAGCTTAGTCTCAGAGTTAGTCGCTGGAATCTCTTCACGAATCGTTGAGATCTCGTGTTCTAGATCCAAAGAACCTAGAAGACCACCGATCGCTTCAGCACCCATACGGGCATCGAAGTCATCGCCAAACTCTTCAAGCGCTTCAAAGTACTGCTCGTCGTTTAGAAGCTGACCGCGCTGAAGCGTAGTCATGCCTTCATCGATTACGACGAATGATTCAAAGTAAAGTACGCGCTCGATATCACGAAGAGTCATATCTAGCATCAAACCGATACGGCTTGGTAGCGACTTAAGGAACCAGATGTGTGCTACAGGTGATGCAAGCTCGATGTGACCCATGCGCTCACGACGCACTTTAGTCATCGTCACTTCAACGCCACACTTCTCACAGATAACACCGCGATGCTTCATGCGCTTGTACTTACCACATAGACATTCGTAATCCTTTACAGGACCGAAGATCTTGGCACAGAACAGGCCATCACGCTCTGGCTTAAATGTACGGTAGTTGATTGTCTCAGGCTTCTTAACTTCACCGAATGACCATGAACGAATCATTTCCGGTGACGCAAGTGAGATACGAATTGAATCGAATTCATCACTCTGAGTCTGAGTTTTCAACAAATTAAGTAAATCTTTCATTGTCTATAGCTCCTCGGGGGAGAAGGGGCTACATCCAGAGGATGCAGCCCGATGTTCAAATGGGCTCTTACTCGTTCTCTAGCTCGATATCGATACCGAGAGAACGGATCTCTTTGATCAGCACGTTAAATGATTCAGGCATGCCTGGATCCATGCTGTGGTCGCCATCGACGATGTTCTTATACATCTTCGTACGACCATTCACGTCATCGGATTTGACAGTGAGCATCTCTTGTAGCGTGTAGGCTGCGCCGTACGCCTGAAGTGCCCATACCTCCATCTCACCGAAGCGCTGACCACCGAACTGCGCTTTACCACCCAGCGGCTGCTGAGTAACAAGGCTGTAAGAGCCGGTCGAACGTGCGTGCATCTTGTCATCAACCAAGTGGTTAAGTTTCAGCATGTACATGTAAC includes these proteins:
- a CDS encoding YciC family protein, producing MFLQTSSTIGMADGQDMQKQLMMLTFLDLLFVPIYLAATLFYMQAVIDGRTLTPMQSWLMGVRCWFRLFATFFLSAIATALGLMLMIIPGIYVGVRLALANAICVLENKGPMDAMKESWSATDGMFWTLFKGLALIYGGLFVVEVILSPLVEPGSLISMLISVVLDFFNVLGVIFSYRVYRAWRDKEPVRDEAVL
- the rpsL gene encoding 30S ribosomal protein S12 — translated: MATINQLVRKPRKRVVEKTDVRALEACPQRRGVCTRVYTTTPKKPNSALRKVCRVRLTNGFEVSSYIGGEGHNLQEHSVVLIRGGRVKDLPGVRYHTVRGALDCAGVNDRKQARSKYGAKRPKS
- the fusA gene encoding elongation factor G, yielding MARTTPITRYRNIGICAHVDAGKTTTTERVLFYTGLSHKIGEVHDGAATMDWMEQEQERGITITSAATTCFWKGMSQQFEEHRVNIIDTPGHVDFTIEVERSLRVLDGAVVVLCASSGVQPQTETVWRQANKYEVPRMVFVNKMDRAGADYYMVVDQLKKRLGATPVPINIPIGAEDTFKGVVDLIQMKAIMWNEEDQGMTYNLEDIPADLQARAEELREEMIEAAAEANEELMDKYLEEGELSIEEIKAGLRQRTLNNEIVLMLAGSAFKNKGVQAVLDAVVEYLPSPVEVKAIEGTLDDKDETVAERHADDEEPFAALAFKIATDPFVGTLTFVRVYSGVLKTGDSVYNSVKQKKERIGRMVQMHANNREEIKEVRAGDIAALIGIKDVTTGDTLCDGDKKIILERMEFPEPVISVAVEPKSQADQEKMGIALGKLAQEDPSFRVETDQETGQTIISGMGELHLDIIVDRMKREFKVEANIGKPQVAYREKIRSSVVANHKFARQSGGRGQYGHVVIEFSPSDDEGLEFINEIAGGVIPKEYIPAIEKGISEQMRNGVLVGYPLIGLKARLYDGSFHEVDSNEMAFKIAASQALKKFAVDANPCLLEPMMKVEVVTPEDYMGDVMGDLNRRRGLVQGMEDTPSGKIIRASVPLGEMFGYATDLRSASQGRATYSMEFDNYAEAPKHVLDGMLNY
- the rpoC gene encoding DNA-directed RNA polymerase subunit beta', which gives rise to MKDLLNLLKTQTQSDEFDSIRISLASPEMIRSWSFGEVKKPETINYRTFKPERDGLFCAKIFGPVKDYECLCGKYKRMKHRGVICEKCGVEVTMTKVRRERMGHIELASPVAHIWFLKSLPSRIGLMLDMTLRDIERVLYFESFVVIDEGMTTLQRGQLLNDEQYFEALEEFGDDFDARMGAEAIGGLLGSLDLEHEISTIREEIPATNSETKLKKLSKRLKLLEAFYKSGNDPQWMIMKVLPVLPPDLRPLVPLDGGRFATSDLNDLYRRVINRNNRLKRLLDLSAPDIIVRNEKRMLQESVDALLDNGRRGRAITGSNKRPLKSLADMIKGKQGRFRQNLLGKRVDYSGRSVIVVGPSLRLHQCGLPKKMALELFKPFIFSKLELRGYATTIKAAKKMVEREEPLVWDILDEVIREHPVLLNRAPTLHRLGIQAFEPVLIEGKAIQLHPLVCAAYNADFDGDQMAVHVPLTIEAQLEARALMMSTNNILSPSNGEPIIVPSQDVVLGLYYMTRERINAQGEGMAFADIKEVQRAYGAKQVHLQARIKVRIHETIRDIEGNEESRTAIVETTVGRAMLFDIVPKGLPFELINQAMKKKAISRLLNEAYRRCGLKDTVIFADQLMYMGFRQAALSGASIGVNDFVIPDEKVQIVAEADTEVKEIERQFADGLVTQGEKYNKVVDIWSRANELLAKKMMDNLKSDTVVNAEGQEVEQESFNSVYMMADSGARGSAAQIRQLAGMRGLMAKPDGSIIETPITANFREGLNVLQYFISTHGARKGLADTALKTANSGYLTRRLVDVAQDVVITEQDCGTDQGLTMQALIEGGDVVVNLGERVLGRVVAQDVLDAEGKDTLIEAGTLMDETWVARLENDETYSSIDQIVVRTAIACESRHGICSSCYGRDLGRGHKVNIGEAVGVIAAQSIGEPGTQLTMRTFHIGGAASRAAAVDNIQVKNGGEIRLHNLKFVTRADGNLIATSRSGEIGVTDEHGRERERYKVPYGAVIKTKDGANVEAGAIIANWDPHTHPIVTEVAGRIEFVGLEDGITAKRQTDELTGLTTIEILDPKDRPQAGKDIRPMIKLVDAKGKDVMHEGTEMPAQYMLPANAILNLADGADVGIGDVLARLPQEGTVNKDITGGLPRVADLFEARKPKEAAVLAEISGTVTFGKETKGKRRIVITPHDGSDPFEIMIQKWRSLNVFEGETVEKGEVISDGPSSAHDILRVLGVTDLANYIVSEIQDVYRLQGVGINDKHIEVIVRQMLRKVEILDGGDSEFIQGEQAEYAAVVEANEKLVAEGKSPAKFERILLGITKASLATESFISAASFQETTRVLTEGAVTGKKDILRGLKENVVVGRLIPAGTGLAYHSERKRKRMMGAESNVTVSAEDVQAALTEALNASAEDFE
- the rpsG gene encoding 30S ribosomal protein S7, whose amino-acid sequence is MPRRRVAAKREILPDPKFGNKTLAKFINHLMVSGKKSVAESIVYGALAKVEERTKADPLELFDKALETVQPMVEVKSRRVGGATYQVPVEVRPSRRMALAMRWLVDASRKRGEKDMSLRLAGELLDAAEGRGAAVKKREDVHRMAEANKAFAHFRF